From the genome of Proteus vulgaris, one region includes:
- the rplL gene encoding 50S ribosomal protein L7/L12, which produces MSISKDDILNAVAEMSVMDVVELISMMEEKFGVSAAAAVAVAAGPAEAAEEKTEFDVILKAIGGNKVAVIKAVRGATGLGLKEAKDLVESAPAALKEGVSKDDAEALKKALEEAGAEVEVK; this is translated from the coding sequence ATGTCTATTTCTAAAGACGATATCTTAAACGCAGTTGCTGAAATGTCTGTAATGGACGTTGTTGAACTGATCTCTATGATGGAAGAAAAATTCGGTGTATCTGCTGCTGCAGCTGTTGCTGTTGCTGCGGGTCCAGCAGAAGCTGCTGAAGAGAAAACTGAATTTGACGTTATCCTGAAAGCTATCGGCGGTAACAAAGTAGCAGTAATCAAAGCAGTACGTGGCGCTACCGGTCTTGGCCTGAAAGAAGCTAAAGACTTAGTAGAATCTGCACCAGCAGCTCTGAAAGAAGGCGTAAGCAAAGATGATGCTGAAGCTCTGAAGAAAGCTCTGGAAGAAGCAGGCGCTGAGGTTGAAGTTAAATAA
- the rplJ gene encoding 50S ribosomal protein L10 — protein MALNLQDKQAIVAEVSEVAKGALSAVVADSRGVTVAKMTELRKACREAGVTVRVVRNTLLRRAVEGTSYEVLKDAFVGPTLIAFSAEHPGAAARLFKEFAKANPAFEIKAAAFEGEFIPGSNIDRLATLPTYDEAIARLMATMKEASAGKLVRTLAALRDQKEAA, from the coding sequence ATGGCACTAAATCTTCAAGACAAACAAGCGATTGTTGCTGAAGTCAGCGAAGTTGCCAAAGGTGCGCTTTCTGCAGTTGTTGCGGATTCCCGTGGCGTTACTGTAGCTAAAATGACCGAACTGCGTAAAGCATGTCGTGAAGCTGGCGTTACTGTACGTGTAGTACGTAACACACTTCTGCGTCGTGCTGTTGAAGGTACTTCTTATGAAGTACTGAAAGATGCATTTGTTGGTCCAACCTTGATTGCATTTTCTGCTGAACATCCGGGCGCTGCAGCTCGTCTGTTCAAAGAATTCGCGAAAGCGAACCCAGCATTCGAGATTAAAGCGGCTGCCTTTGAAGGTGAGTTTATCCCAGGTTCGAACATCGATCGTCTGGCTACACTCCCAACTTACGATGAAGCAATCGCACGCCTGATGGCAACCATGAAAGAAGCCTCTGCAGGCAAATTGGTTCGCACTCTGGCTGCTCTGCGCGATCAGAAAGAAGCTGCTTAA
- the rplA gene encoding 50S ribosomal protein L1 — MAKLTKRMRNIREKVEVTKQYEITEAVALLKELATAKFVESVDVAVNLGIDARKSDQNVRGATVLPHGTGRSVRVAVFAQGANAEAAKEAGAELVGMDDLAAKVKAGEMDFDVVIASPDAMRVVGQLGQILGPRGLMPNPKVGTVTPNVAEAVKNAKAGQVRYRNDKNGIIHTTIGKVDFNEAQLKENLEALLVALKKAKPSAAKGVYIKKVSLSTTMGAGVAIDQASLSATV, encoded by the coding sequence ATGGCTAAACTAACCAAGCGCATGCGCAATATCCGTGAGAAAGTTGAAGTAACTAAACAGTACGAAATTACTGAAGCTGTTGCTTTACTGAAAGAACTGGCTACTGCTAAATTCGTTGAAAGCGTTGACGTTGCTGTTAACCTTGGCATCGATGCACGTAAATCAGATCAAAACGTTCGTGGTGCAACTGTACTTCCACACGGTACTGGCCGTTCAGTTCGCGTTGCTGTATTCGCACAAGGTGCAAATGCAGAAGCTGCTAAAGAAGCAGGCGCTGAATTAGTCGGTATGGACGACTTAGCTGCTAAAGTTAAAGCTGGCGAAATGGACTTCGACGTTGTTATCGCATCTCCAGATGCAATGCGCGTTGTAGGTCAATTAGGTCAAATCCTTGGCCCACGTGGCTTAATGCCAAACCCGAAAGTGGGTACTGTAACTCCTAACGTTGCTGAAGCAGTTAAAAATGCTAAAGCTGGTCAGGTTCGTTACCGTAACGACAAAAATGGTATTATCCATACCACTATCGGTAAAGTTGATTTCAACGAAGCTCAGTTGAAAGAAAACTTAGAAGCTCTGCTGGTTGCTCTGAAAAAAGCAAAACCATCAGCAGCGAAAGGCGTTTATATCAAGAAAGTAAGCCTGTCTACCACTATGGGTGCAGGTGTTGCTATTGATCAAGCTAGCTTGAGCGCGACAGTTTAA
- the rplK gene encoding 50S ribosomal protein L11 — MAKKVQAYIKLQVSAGMANPSPPVGPALGQQGVNIMEFCKAFNAKTESVEKGLPIPVVITVYADRSFTFVTKTPPAAVLLKKAAGVKSGSGKPNKEKVGKITSAQVREIAETKAADLTGADVEAMMRSIEGTARSMGLVVED; from the coding sequence ATGGCTAAGAAAGTCCAAGCCTATATCAAACTGCAAGTTTCTGCAGGTATGGCTAATCCAAGTCCACCAGTTGGTCCAGCTCTGGGTCAACAAGGTGTTAACATCATGGAATTCTGTAAAGCATTCAACGCTAAAACTGAAAGCGTAGAAAAAGGTTTACCAATTCCTGTTGTTATTACAGTTTATGCTGACCGTTCTTTCACTTTCGTTACCAAAACTCCTCCAGCAGCAGTTCTGCTGAAGAAAGCTGCGGGCGTGAAATCAGGTTCTGGCAAACCGAACAAAGAGAAAGTAGGTAAAATTACTTCTGCTCAAGTTCGTGAAATCGCAGAAACTAAAGCTGCGGACCTGACTGGTGCTGACGTTGAAGCTATGATGCGTTCAATCGAAGGTACTGCTCGTTCCATGGGCCTGGTAGTGGAGGATTAA
- the nusG gene encoding transcription termination/antitermination protein NusG — protein sequence MTDSPKKRWYVIQAFSGFEGRVAQSLREHIKLNEMEDSFGEVMVPTEEVVEIRSGQRRKSERKFFPGYVLVQMVMNDATWHLVRNVPRVMGFIGGTSDRPAPISDKEVDAIMNRLQQVGDKPRPKTLFEPGEMVRVSDGPFADFNGVVEEVDYEKSRLKVSVSIFGRATPVELDFSQVEKG from the coding sequence ATGACTGATTCTCCAAAAAAACGCTGGTATGTCATTCAGGCATTTTCGGGCTTTGAAGGCCGTGTTGCACAGTCTCTGCGTGAACATATCAAATTAAACGAAATGGAAGACTCATTCGGCGAAGTTATGGTTCCAACCGAAGAAGTGGTTGAGATCCGTAGCGGTCAACGTCGCAAAAGTGAGCGTAAATTTTTCCCAGGCTATGTTCTTGTCCAAATGGTCATGAATGATGCAACTTGGCACTTAGTACGTAATGTACCTCGTGTTATGGGATTCATTGGCGGAACGTCTGACAGACCTGCACCAATTAGCGATAAAGAAGTTGATGCGATTATGAATCGCTTACAACAAGTTGGTGATAAACCACGTCCTAAAACACTGTTTGAACCAGGTGAAATGGTTCGTGTTAGCGATGGTCCATTCGCTGACTTTAACGGTGTTGTTGAAGAAGTTGATTACGAAAAAAGCCGCTTAAAAGTCTCTGTATCAATCTTCGGTCGTGCAACACCAGTTGAGTTAGACTTTAGTCAGGTTGAAAAAGGTTAA
- the secE gene encoding preprotein translocase subunit SecE, which produces MSANSGAQDSKRGGDIAKWIITVLLLAVAVGGNYLYREFNLALRALAVVALFVAAGGIALWTTQGKATLAFAREARIEMRKVVWPTRQETLQTTLIVAAVTAIVSLVLWGLDGILVRFVSFITGL; this is translated from the coding sequence ATGAGTGCGAATAGCGGAGCTCAAGATAGCAAACGCGGTGGTGATATCGCTAAGTGGATCATTACCGTTTTATTGCTGGCAGTAGCAGTGGGTGGCAACTATCTTTACCGTGAATTTAACCTAGCGTTACGAGCTTTAGCTGTTGTTGCTTTGTTCGTAGCAGCGGGTGGGATCGCGTTGTGGACAACACAAGGTAAAGCAACATTAGCATTTGCTCGCGAAGCGCGCATTGAAATGCGTAAAGTAGTATGGCCAACACGTCAAGAAACATTGCAAACAACCCTGATTGTTGCTGCAGTGACGGCTATTGTGTCATTAGTTCTTTGGGGACTGGATGGCATTCTGGTTCGTTTTGTTTCATTTATTACTGGCCTGTGA
- the tuf gene encoding elongation factor Tu, whose translation MSKEKFERSKPHVNVGTIGHVDHGKTTLTAAITTVLAKTYGGAARAFDQIDNAPEEKARGITISTSHVEYDTPTRHYAHVDCPGHADYVKNMITGAAQMDGAILVVAATDGPMPQTREHILLGRQVGVPYIIVFLNKCDMVDDEELLELVEMEVRELLSQYDFPGDDTPVIRGSALKALEGEAEWEAKIVELAEALDSYIPEPERAIDKPFLLPIEDVFSISGRGTVVTGRVERGVVKVGEEVEIVGIKPTVKTTCTGVEMFRKLLDEGRAGENVGVLLRGTKREEIERGQVLAKPGSIKPHTKFESEVYILSKDEGGRHTPFFKGYRPQFYFRTTDVTGTIELPEGVEMVMPGDNINMIVELIHPIAMDDGLRFAIREGGRTVGAGVVAKVLG comes from the coding sequence GTGTCTAAAGAAAAATTTGAACGTTCCAAACCGCACGTTAACGTTGGTACTATCGGCCACGTTGACCACGGTAAAACAACTCTGACTGCTGCAATCACTACAGTTTTAGCTAAAACTTACGGTGGTGCTGCTCGTGCATTCGATCAAATCGATAACGCACCAGAAGAAAAAGCTCGTGGTATCACCATCTCTACTTCACACGTAGAATACGATACTCCAACTCGTCACTACGCACACGTAGACTGCCCAGGTCACGCCGACTATGTTAAAAACATGATCACTGGTGCTGCGCAAATGGACGGAGCTATCCTGGTAGTTGCTGCGACTGATGGCCCAATGCCACAAACTCGTGAGCACATCCTGTTAGGTCGTCAGGTTGGTGTTCCTTACATCATCGTATTCCTGAACAAATGTGACATGGTAGATGATGAAGAGTTACTGGAATTAGTAGAAATGGAAGTTCGTGAACTTCTGTCTCAATACGATTTCCCAGGTGACGACACTCCAGTAATCCGTGGTTCAGCGCTGAAAGCACTGGAAGGCGAAGCTGAGTGGGAAGCAAAAATTGTTGAATTAGCAGAAGCACTGGATTCATACATCCCAGAACCAGAGCGTGCAATTGACAAACCATTCCTGTTACCAATCGAAGACGTATTCTCAATCTCAGGCCGTGGTACAGTAGTAACGGGTCGTGTTGAGCGTGGTGTTGTTAAAGTTGGTGAAGAAGTTGAAATCGTTGGTATCAAACCAACAGTTAAAACAACTTGTACTGGCGTTGAAATGTTCCGTAAATTACTTGACGAAGGTCGTGCAGGTGAGAACGTAGGTGTTCTGCTGCGTGGTACTAAACGTGAAGAAATCGAACGTGGACAAGTACTGGCTAAACCAGGTTCAATCAAGCCACACACTAAATTCGAATCAGAAGTTTATATTCTGAGCAAAGATGAAGGTGGTCGTCATACTCCATTCTTCAAAGGCTACCGTCCACAGTTCTACTTCCGTACAACTGACGTAACTGGTACTATCGAATTACCAGAAGGCGTAGAAATGGTAATGCCAGGTGACAACATCAACATGATCGTTGAACTGATTCACCCAATCGCGATGGACGACGGTTTACGTTTCGCTATCCGTGAAGGTGGCCGTACAGTAGGTGCGGGCGTTGTTGCTAAAGTATTAGGTTAA
- the fusA gene encoding elongation factor G produces the protein MARQTPIARYRNIGISAHIDAGKTTTSERILFYTGVNHKIGETHEGSATMDWMEQEQERGITITSAATTAFWSGMAKQFEPHRVNIIDTPGHVDFTIEVERSMRVLDGAVMVYCAVGGVQPQSETVWRQANKYHVPRIAFVNKMDRMGANFLRVVEQIKTRLAANPVPLQIPVGAEEHFTGVVDLIKMKSIRWNEEDQGVTFEYEDIPANLQDLAEEWHNNLVESAAEASEELMDKYLGGEELTEAEIKAALRKRVLDNEIILVTCGSAFKNKGVQAMLDAVIEYLPAPTDVPAINGMLPDGKDTPAERHSSDEEPFSALAFKIATDPFVGNLTFFRVYSGVVNSGDTVLNPVKDRKERFGRIVQMHANKREEIKEVRAGDIAAAIGLKDVTTGDTLCAIDAPIILERMEFPEPVISVAIEPKTKVDQEKMGIALNRLAQEDPSFRVSSDEETGQTIIAGMGELHLDVLVDRMRREFKVEANVGKPQVAYRETIRDTVTDIEGKHAKQSGGRGQYGHVVIDLSPLPAGGEENYVFINDIVGGVIPKEFIPAVDKGIQEQLKSGPLAGYPVVDIQARLHYGSYHDVDSSEIAFKIAASMAFKDGFMKAKPILLEPVMKVEIETPEDYMGDVIGDLNRRRGMVEGMDDLPTGKIIRAQVPLAEMFGYATDLRSQTQGRASYSMEFLKYNEAPSNVAQAIIEARKAK, from the coding sequence ATGGCTCGTCAAACCCCCATAGCACGTTACCGTAATATCGGTATCAGTGCGCACATCGATGCCGGTAAAACCACTACAAGTGAACGTATTCTGTTTTATACCGGTGTAAACCATAAAATTGGTGAAACTCACGAAGGTTCAGCAACAATGGACTGGATGGAGCAGGAGCAGGAACGTGGTATTACTATCACATCCGCAGCAACTACTGCATTCTGGTCTGGTATGGCTAAACAGTTTGAGCCTCACCGTGTAAACATCATCGACACCCCAGGACACGTTGACTTCACAATCGAAGTAGAACGTTCTATGCGTGTTCTTGATGGCGCGGTTATGGTTTACTGTGCAGTTGGTGGTGTTCAGCCTCAGTCAGAAACAGTATGGCGCCAGGCTAACAAATATCATGTACCACGTATCGCGTTCGTTAACAAAATGGACCGTATGGGTGCAAACTTCCTGCGTGTTGTTGAACAAATCAAAACACGTCTGGCAGCAAACCCAGTTCCACTGCAAATTCCAGTAGGCGCTGAAGAACATTTCACCGGTGTTGTTGATTTAATTAAAATGAAATCAATCCGTTGGAATGAAGAAGACCAAGGTGTTACTTTCGAATACGAAGACATTCCTGCAAATCTGCAAGATTTAGCTGAAGAATGGCACAACAACCTAGTCGAATCAGCTGCTGAAGCATCAGAAGAACTGATGGACAAATATCTGGGCGGTGAAGAGCTGACAGAAGCAGAAATCAAAGCTGCTCTGCGTAAACGCGTTCTAGATAACGAAATTATCCTGGTTACCTGTGGTTCTGCATTTAAGAACAAAGGTGTTCAGGCAATGCTGGATGCGGTAATTGAATACCTGCCAGCGCCAACAGATGTCCCTGCTATCAACGGTATGTTACCAGATGGTAAAGATACTCCAGCAGAACGTCATTCAAGCGACGAAGAGCCATTCTCTGCACTGGCATTCAAAATCGCAACTGACCCATTTGTTGGTAACTTAACATTCTTCCGTGTGTACTCTGGTGTTGTAAACTCAGGTGACACAGTTCTGAACCCGGTTAAAGACAGAAAAGAACGTTTTGGCCGTATTGTTCAGATGCATGCTAACAAGCGTGAAGAAATTAAAGAAGTTCGTGCAGGCGACATCGCTGCTGCTATCGGTCTGAAAGACGTAACTACAGGTGATACTTTATGTGCAATTGATGCACCAATCATCTTAGAACGTATGGAATTCCCAGAGCCAGTAATTTCTGTTGCTATCGAACCTAAGACTAAAGTTGACCAAGAAAAAATGGGTATCGCTCTGAACCGTCTGGCTCAGGAAGATCCATCTTTCCGCGTATCAAGCGACGAAGAAACTGGTCAAACTATCATTGCTGGTATGGGTGAGCTGCACTTAGACGTGTTAGTTGACCGTATGCGTCGTGAATTTAAAGTTGAAGCGAACGTAGGTAAACCACAGGTTGCTTACCGTGAAACTATTCGTGATACAGTAACTGATATCGAAGGTAAGCACGCGAAACAATCTGGTGGTCGTGGTCAGTACGGTCATGTTGTTATCGACCTGTCTCCATTACCAGCAGGTGGTGAAGAGAACTACGTATTTATCAACGATATCGTTGGTGGTGTAATTCCTAAAGAATTCATCCCAGCTGTTGATAAAGGTATTCAAGAACAGCTGAAATCTGGTCCATTAGCAGGTTACCCTGTTGTGGATATTCAGGCTCGTTTACATTACGGTTCTTACCATGATGTTGACTCCTCAGAAATCGCGTTTAAAATTGCCGCATCAATGGCATTTAAAGACGGCTTCATGAAAGCTAAGCCAATTCTGCTTGAGCCAGTCATGAAAGTTGAGATTGAAACGCCAGAAGATTACATGGGCGACGTTATCGGTGACTTAAACCGTCGTCGTGGTATGGTTGAAGGTATGGACGATCTGCCTACCGGTAAGATCATCCGTGCTCAAGTACCACTGGCTGAAATGTTCGGTTATGCAACTGACCTGCGTTCACAAACTCAGGGTCGTGCTTCATACTCTATGGAGTTCTTGAAGTACAACGAAGCGCCTAGCAACGTCGCTCAGGCTATTATCGAAGCTCGTAAAGCGAAATAA
- the rpsG gene encoding 30S ribosomal protein S7, whose amino-acid sequence MPRRRVIGQRKILPDPKFGSELLAKFVNILMVDGKKSTAESIVYNALETLAQRSGKTELEAFEIALDNVRPTVEVKSRRVGGSTYQVPVEVRPVRRNALAMRWIVEAARKRGDKSMALRLANELSDAAENKGAAVKKREDVHRMADANKAFAHYRW is encoded by the coding sequence ATGCCACGTCGTCGTGTAATTGGTCAACGTAAAATTCTGCCAGATCCTAAGTTCGGATCAGAACTGCTGGCCAAATTTGTAAACATTCTGATGGTAGACGGTAAAAAATCTACTGCAGAATCTATCGTATATAATGCGCTTGAGACCCTGGCTCAGCGTTCAGGCAAAACTGAACTGGAAGCGTTCGAAATCGCATTAGATAACGTACGTCCTACTGTGGAAGTTAAATCCCGCCGTGTTGGTGGTTCAACTTACCAAGTTCCAGTTGAAGTACGTCCAGTTCGTCGTAATGCATTAGCAATGCGTTGGATTGTTGAAGCTGCTCGTAAACGCGGTGATAAATCCATGGCTCTTCGCCTGGCAAATGAATTATCTGATGCGGCTGAAAACAAAGGCGCTGCTGTTAAGAAACGTGAAGACGTTCACCGTATGGCAGATGCAAACAAGGCGTTCGCACACTACCGTTGGTAA
- the rpsL gene encoding 30S ribosomal protein S12 — MATINQLVRKSRSSKVVKSNVPALEACPQKRGVCTRVYTTTPKKPNSALRKVCRVRLTNGFEVSSYIGGEGHNLQEHSVILIRGGRVKDLPGVRYHTVRGALDCSGVKDRKQARSKYGVKKPKA, encoded by the coding sequence ATGGCAACTATTAACCAGCTGGTGCGCAAATCTCGTAGCTCGAAAGTTGTTAAAAGCAACGTTCCAGCTCTGGAAGCTTGCCCGCAAAAACGTGGCGTATGTACTCGTGTATATACTACCACTCCAAAAAAACCAAACTCAGCACTGCGTAAAGTATGTCGTGTGCGTTTGACTAACGGTTTCGAAGTTTCTTCCTACATCGGTGGTGAAGGCCACAACTTGCAGGAGCACTCCGTAATCTTAATCCGTGGTGGTCGTGTTAAAGACTTACCAGGTGTGCGTTACCACACTGTTCGCGGCGCGCTGGACTGTTCCGGTGTTAAAGACCGTAAACAAGCTCGTTCTAAGTACGGTGTGAAGAAGCCAAAGGCTTAA
- the tusB gene encoding sulfurtransferase complex subunit TusB: MLYTYSVSIYQSDLEAFLSLLTKEDDVLLIQDGVLAVLEDNPLLKYCLQQQISVYALIDDVLARGLKDQVSHHIKLISYGDFVDLTVKHPQQIHWGA; this comes from the coding sequence ATGTTGTATACTTATTCCGTCTCTATTTATCAAAGTGATTTAGAGGCTTTTTTATCTTTATTGACAAAAGAAGATGATGTTTTGTTAATACAAGATGGTGTGCTGGCAGTTCTTGAGGACAATCCTTTATTAAAATATTGTCTTCAACAGCAAATTTCAGTTTACGCATTAATTGATGATGTTTTAGCTAGAGGCTTAAAAGATCAAGTATCTCATCATATTAAACTCATCAGTTATGGTGATTTTGTCGATTTAACGGTAAAACACCCCCAACAAATTCATTGGGGAGCGTAG
- the tusC gene encoding sulfurtransferase complex subunit TusC, whose protein sequence is MKKMNSIAFLFTQAPHGNSAGREGLDALLATSALTEDIGVFFISDGVFQLVENQQPEGVLSRHHAATFKVLPLYDVTNVYISHQDVAHRGLSSQTSFVLDAQVISHQDIAQKLSEYDVVLRF, encoded by the coding sequence ATGAAAAAAATGAATTCAATCGCATTTCTTTTTACACAGGCACCGCACGGTAATAGTGCTGGACGAGAAGGTTTGGACGCTTTACTCGCAACCTCTGCGTTAACAGAAGATATTGGTGTTTTTTTTATCTCAGATGGTGTGTTTCAATTAGTTGAAAATCAACAGCCTGAGGGGGTGTTATCACGCCATCATGCGGCAACTTTTAAAGTGCTCCCCTTGTATGATGTGACAAATGTCTATATATCACACCAAGACGTGGCTCATCGTGGATTATCCTCTCAAACTTCTTTTGTGTTGGATGCACAAGTGATATCACATCAAGATATTGCTCAAAAATTGAGTGAATATGATGTGGTATTACGCTTTTAA
- the tusD gene encoding sulfurtransferase complex subunit TusD, protein MSSLTYCLVVTGPHYGTEQSSSAYLFANALLEKGHQITQIFFYREGVVNANKLVSPANDEFDLPKAWIALAKKHQIPLHVCVAAALRRGIIDEDQAKEQGIDNHNMATEFELSGLGSLAQAMLTCSRVVQF, encoded by the coding sequence ATGAGCTCTTTGACATATTGTTTAGTGGTAACAGGGCCTCATTATGGCACTGAACAATCTTCAAGTGCCTATTTATTCGCCAATGCCCTTCTTGAAAAAGGGCATCAAATCACGCAAATTTTCTTTTATCGGGAAGGGGTGGTAAATGCTAATAAATTGGTGTCACCCGCAAATGATGAATTCGATCTTCCCAAAGCGTGGATAGCATTGGCGAAAAAACACCAAATTCCTTTACATGTTTGTGTTGCAGCTGCGCTACGTCGAGGAATTATTGATGAGGATCAGGCAAAAGAGCAGGGAATTGATAATCATAATATGGCAACGGAATTTGAACTCAGTGGGTTGGGTTCGCTTGCTCAAGCGATGTTGACTTGTTCGCGTGTGGTGCAATTTTAA
- a CDS encoding helix-turn-helix transcriptional regulator, whose translation MSSPLFNGDSSEFEKLDSRPFTQTDHEILKSYEAAVDGLAMLIGNHCEIVLHSLEDLKCSAVKIANGEHTGRKIGSPITDLALQMLHDITDEDSSFSKAYFTRAKSGALMKSITIAIRNRERRVIGLLCINMNLDVPFSEIIKTFIPEETHEVASDVNFASSVDDLVAQTLEFTIEEVNNDREVANNAKNKQVVLSLYEKGIFDIKDAINQVADRLNISKHTVYLYIRQFKNGE comes from the coding sequence ATGTCTAGCCCGTTATTTAATGGTGACAGCAGCGAGTTTGAAAAACTAGATAGCCGACCTTTTACTCAAACTGATCACGAAATATTGAAGTCCTATGAAGCAGCCGTGGATGGTTTGGCTATGCTCATCGGCAACCATTGCGAAATCGTATTGCACTCTCTGGAAGATTTGAAATGTTCAGCGGTTAAAATCGCGAATGGAGAACATACTGGTCGTAAGATTGGTTCTCCAATTACCGATTTGGCATTACAAATGTTACATGATATCACAGATGAAGATTCAAGTTTTTCAAAGGCTTATTTTACTAGAGCGAAAAGTGGTGCATTGATGAAATCGATTACGATTGCGATTCGTAATCGTGAACGTCGAGTCATCGGTTTATTGTGTATTAATATGAACCTTGATGTTCCATTCTCTGAAATAATCAAAACCTTTATTCCTGAAGAAACGCATGAAGTTGCATCCGATGTTAACTTTGCCTCATCTGTTGATGATTTAGTGGCTCAAACATTAGAGTTCACCATTGAAGAAGTGAATAATGATCGTGAAGTAGCCAACAACGCAAAAAATAAACAAGTGGTGTTAAGTCTTTATGAAAAAGGTATTTTTGATATCAAAGACGCTATTAACCAAGTTGCTGATCGACTGAATATCTCAAAACATACTGTTTATCTCTATATTCGCCAGTTTAAAAATGGCGAGTAA
- a CDS encoding DMT family transporter gives MYLRQYWAKFGPTTLFVLLWSSGAIFSRWGLDNGSSFAILTWRFIIALAFLSFLCIQRHRFLPPKGSRLKTAWVGLLIIGGYSICYLLALANSITPGMLATIMGVQPIITLWIIERNFTATRLLGLLIALAGLVLVVAQSLFNTALSLTGMIYALVALLCMSFGAISQKKLQLAPMDALPLQYVVSLVLCLLFVPFQPFDASFDIGFIIPVLWLAIIISVVAQLLLYRLLTTGNLVNVTSLFYLVPGVTALMDYIFLGNKMSLLSLAGMGAIIVGLLFVFKKPKAILVEEQVD, from the coding sequence ATGTATTTACGTCAATATTGGGCGAAATTCGGCCCAACGACATTATTTGTTTTATTATGGAGTAGCGGTGCTATCTTTTCTCGCTGGGGATTAGATAATGGTAGCTCATTTGCTATTTTGACTTGGCGTTTTATTATCGCGTTGGCATTTCTTTCTTTTTTGTGTATTCAGCGCCATCGCTTTTTGCCACCGAAAGGAAGTCGCTTAAAAACAGCGTGGGTGGGTTTATTAATTATTGGTGGTTATTCTATTTGTTATCTTTTAGCACTCGCTAATAGCATTACACCAGGAATGTTGGCCACAATTATGGGTGTTCAGCCGATTATCACATTATGGATAATAGAACGTAATTTTACAGCAACACGACTATTAGGGCTTTTAATCGCTTTGGCTGGATTAGTGTTAGTGGTTGCCCAAAGTTTATTTAATACAGCCCTCTCATTGACAGGGATGATTTATGCGTTAGTTGCACTGCTTTGTATGAGCTTTGGTGCGATTTCACAAAAAAAATTACAATTAGCACCAATGGATGCTTTGCCTCTGCAATATGTTGTTAGTCTGGTACTGTGTTTGTTATTTGTGCCATTTCAACCTTTTGATGCTTCATTCGATATTGGCTTTATCATTCCTGTTCTTTGGTTGGCTATTATCATTTCTGTTGTCGCTCAGTTACTGTTATATCGCTTACTCACAACGGGTAATTTAGTTAACGTGACTAGCTTATTTTATTTAGTACCGGGAGTGACAGCATTAATGGATTACATCTTCTTGGGTAATAAAATGTCTTTACTCAGCTTAGCTGGGATGGGTGCAATCATTGTGGGCTTGCTATTTGTCTTTAAAAAACCAAAAGCTATTCTTGTTGAAGAACAGGTAGATTAA